The following are encoded together in the Flavihumibacter fluvii genome:
- a CDS encoding amidohydrolase family protein has product MRNALITVCILLISFSYGQQKTSANETYDLVILNGRVMDPETMFDDIANVGIKDGKIVVITKSPIKGKETIDAKGHVVAPGFIDTHYHATDVFASKMALRDGVTTGMDLEAGSFNVKAWYDERAKTGWQVNYGTSASLLFNRMAVHDPDAELSGPVDYSVITTYASRALKDGVQGWADTKSTVEEMNKVMQLMDEDLRQGAIGVAAPIAYMAKGISSYELFAGQRVGANYGRLTSVHTRYHLLSETPTEAPIAFDEMFTNAMLLDAPLLMAHNNDYGWWEIEEKLQLARSKGLNMWSEYYPYAAGSTAITAAFLRPSEWVEKRGYKYEETIYDPIDDKYLTNETYAALMKKEPGRSVVVEFPYRKEWMNNWLAIPHMTIASDAMAGVGADGKLLTWDADWSEYRGHPRTSGSHGTCFRLGREQGIPLMFTISQASYWVAKHLGDAGLEAMKQRGRIQVGKIADITIFNPNTIKENSGFKVGQHGIPTTGIPYVIVNGVTVVKNNEVLPIKAGQAIRFPIESKGRFTPIAREKWLNEHTIGLNPSFLNDHLDDNSGAGKVLNKKK; this is encoded by the coding sequence ATGAGAAATGCTTTGATTACAGTATGCATTTTATTGATATCGTTTTCATACGGTCAGCAGAAAACAAGTGCAAATGAAACCTATGACCTGGTGATTTTAAACGGCCGGGTTATGGACCCCGAAACAATGTTTGATGATATAGCGAATGTTGGCATTAAAGATGGAAAGATCGTTGTCATAACCAAATCTCCAATCAAAGGAAAAGAGACCATTGATGCAAAAGGGCATGTGGTAGCACCAGGTTTTATTGATACCCACTACCATGCAACAGACGTTTTCGCAAGCAAGATGGCACTGAGAGATGGTGTCACCACGGGTATGGATCTTGAGGCAGGATCCTTCAATGTAAAGGCATGGTACGATGAACGGGCAAAAACGGGTTGGCAAGTGAACTACGGTACATCTGCCAGCTTGTTATTTAATAGAATGGCTGTTCATGATCCTGATGCTGAACTAAGCGGGCCAGTTGATTATTCTGTTATTACTACTTATGCAAGCAGAGCTTTGAAAGATGGTGTTCAAGGTTGGGCGGATACGAAATCCACAGTGGAAGAAATGAATAAAGTGATGCAGTTAATGGATGAAGATCTAAGGCAAGGTGCCATTGGTGTTGCTGCACCTATTGCTTATATGGCTAAAGGAATCAGTAGTTATGAGCTGTTTGCGGGTCAGAGGGTTGGAGCAAATTACGGACGACTTACATCTGTTCATACAAGGTATCATCTCTTATCCGAAACACCTACTGAAGCTCCAATAGCCTTTGATGAGATGTTTACCAATGCGATGTTGTTGGATGCTCCACTATTAATGGCACACAATAATGATTATGGCTGGTGGGAAATAGAGGAAAAGTTGCAATTAGCCAGGTCTAAAGGGTTGAATATGTGGTCTGAATACTATCCTTATGCCGCCGGCTCAACTGCGATTACGGCAGCTTTCCTGAGGCCTTCTGAATGGGTAGAGAAACGTGGCTATAAATATGAAGAAACCATCTACGACCCTATTGATGATAAATACCTTACCAACGAGACTTATGCTGCACTCATGAAAAAAGAACCGGGCAGGTCGGTTGTGGTTGAATTTCCGTATCGAAAAGAATGGATGAATAATTGGTTGGCTATTCCGCACATGACCATTGCGAGTGATGCCATGGCAGGGGTTGGTGCTGATGGTAAATTACTGACATGGGATGCAGATTGGTCTGAATACCGTGGTCATCCGCGTACTTCAGGATCTCATGGAACGTGTTTTAGATTGGGGCGTGAACAAGGTATACCACTTATGTTTACTATTTCTCAAGCGAGTTATTGGGTAGCGAAACACTTAGGAGATGCTGGTCTTGAAGCGATGAAGCAACGGGGTAGAATTCAGGTTGGAAAAATAGCAGACATTACCATTTTTAACCCAAATACAATAAAAGAAAATTCAGGGTTTAAAGTTGGACAGCACGGTATCCCTACAACAGGTATTCCTTATGTTATTGTGAATGGCGTTACAGTTGTTAAAAACAATGAAGTGCTTCCTATAAAAGCAGGGCAAGCCATTCGTTTTCCAATAGAATCCAAAGGAAGATTCACTCCAATTGCTCGTGAAAAATGGTTGAATGAGCATACAATTGGCTTAAATCCAAGCTTTTTAAATGATCATTTGGATGACAATTCAGGTGCTGGAAAAGTGCTGAATAAAAAAAAATAA
- a CDS encoding amidohydrolase, whose protein sequence is MRKILLSLLGILLLISSCKENSKTSQDNPTSASQITLYFGGDILTMEGEEAHYAEAVVQQDGKIAFIGSLDDAEKQFPNAGKKDLQGKTLLPGFIDGHGHLYLTGFYNMMANLLPPPDGGCNSIQGVVDEMNAWKDSEKGQFFLNKFGWLVGFGYDDSQLAEKEHPTADDLDKVSTEVPVIIIHQSGHLGAVNHKALEIFSITKASKDPVGGHIRKDANGHPTGVLEETAFQPLQLQMLPKIDDETDAKIVENGQKMYAQFGYTTAQEGGGNTGFNNSLQKAADHGELYIDLVTYTVMDMGLDAMTSKYYTNDHSYKNHYRVGGVKLVLDGSPQGKTAWLTKPYLIPPSGKDHNYHGYPKFSKEDAQKFINQAFENKWQLLAHTNGDAAVDEYLLYIKDALKNHGYDDHRSVIIHGQVIRKDQIQQIADLNVLASEYAVHTFYWGDWHLNSVLGSPRAEYISPCRDLIDAGINLTSHSDCPVIPPNSLRIIDATTNRVTRSGLILGPEQRITPYEALLTQTRWGAYQYFEEDHKGTLSAGKLADFVVLDQNPLKIDPMKIHTIKVVETIKEGKPVYENNAFK, encoded by the coding sequence ATGAGAAAAATCTTATTATCCCTTTTAGGAATCTTATTACTGATCTCTTCTTGTAAGGAGAATAGTAAAACGAGTCAGGATAACCCAACATCTGCTTCCCAAATAACCCTCTATTTTGGTGGTGATATTCTTACTATGGAAGGAGAAGAAGCGCACTATGCTGAAGCGGTTGTTCAGCAAGATGGCAAAATCGCTTTCATAGGTTCGCTGGATGATGCAGAAAAACAATTTCCAAATGCCGGCAAAAAAGATTTGCAAGGCAAAACCCTGTTGCCAGGATTTATAGATGGTCACGGACACCTTTACCTAACCGGTTTTTACAACATGATGGCCAATCTATTACCCCCACCAGACGGAGGTTGTAATAGCATTCAGGGTGTTGTGGATGAAATGAATGCCTGGAAAGATTCAGAAAAGGGGCAGTTCTTCTTAAACAAATTTGGATGGTTGGTCGGCTTTGGGTATGACGATTCGCAATTAGCGGAAAAAGAACATCCCACAGCAGATGATCTGGACAAAGTAAGCACAGAAGTTCCTGTAATTATTATACATCAATCAGGTCATTTGGGCGCCGTGAACCATAAGGCATTGGAAATTTTCTCTATCACTAAAGCGAGTAAAGATCCCGTTGGAGGCCACATCCGAAAAGATGCCAATGGCCACCCAACCGGAGTTCTTGAAGAAACCGCATTTCAACCCTTGCAATTGCAAATGTTGCCCAAAATAGATGATGAAACAGATGCTAAAATTGTTGAAAACGGGCAAAAAATGTATGCACAATTCGGGTATACAACAGCACAAGAAGGTGGGGGTAATACTGGTTTTAATAACTCTTTGCAGAAAGCGGCAGATCATGGGGAACTGTATATCGACTTGGTAACCTACACGGTTATGGATATGGGATTAGATGCCATGACTAGTAAGTATTATACTAATGACCATAGTTACAAGAATCATTATCGTGTTGGTGGAGTAAAATTAGTGTTGGATGGCTCGCCACAGGGTAAAACAGCATGGCTTACCAAGCCCTACTTGATACCGCCATCAGGAAAGGACCATAATTATCATGGGTATCCTAAGTTTTCAAAAGAAGATGCTCAAAAATTTATTAATCAGGCTTTTGAAAATAAATGGCAGTTGTTAGCTCACACCAATGGAGATGCTGCAGTAGATGAATATCTTCTTTATATCAAAGATGCCTTAAAAAACCATGGATATGATGATCATCGTTCTGTAATAATTCATGGCCAGGTAATTAGAAAAGATCAGATCCAACAAATCGCTGATTTAAACGTGCTTGCTTCTGAGTATGCTGTGCATACTTTTTATTGGGGAGACTGGCATTTAAACTCCGTGCTGGGTTCTCCACGGGCAGAATACATTTCTCCTTGTAGAGACCTAATAGATGCCGGTATTAATTTAACCAGTCATTCAGACTGCCCGGTAATACCACCCAATTCATTAAGGATCATCGATGCCACTACTAATAGAGTAACACGAAGTGGATTGATCCTCGGACCTGAACAGCGAATAACTCCTTATGAAGCTTTGCTAACACAAACACGTTGGGGTGCTTATCAGTATTTTGAAGAAGATCACAAAGGAACGCTCTCCGCGGGCAAATTGGCTGATTTTGTGGTTTTAGACCAAAATCCGCTAAAAATTGATCCAATGAAAATTCATACCATAAAAGTAGTAGAAACCATCAAAGAAGGGAAACCGGTTTATGAAAATAATGCTTTCAAATAG
- a CDS encoding threonine/serine exporter family protein, which produces MTETNVNKGSKVSFDDAWRFIVKVGLAAHKYGSTSGRLASFLTSLAKGFGYQGEFKSTPVEISFGLRETPDAQQRVEVMATPPPDIDLDKLARLGDVLNEIKAGTLSLKDANSRIDAIEQIPPPWGKFASMLGYVFTGFGIAPLLGAGWTDTLFAAVFSIITYGIVLLSARLGASAMKWMPLTSALIIGFLATMVKHWVPDLNLVLVIISAVAIILPGYSISLGAGELVTKHLASGLYNLKTGLITLLKQIAGAIIGVRLASIIVTIIAAEPQETVDQKWMLLYFPVLLVGLALAFQVSRRDLPWSVLVSAIAFLGVEAGSEIMNANLGNVLGTIVAVVVANFWARKTGRPASIVLIPAIVMMVSGTIGFRGLATMASGDMALGMHQFFQMFIVALTILVGVVIGFFIVRPEPNL; this is translated from the coding sequence ATGACAGAAACAAATGTCAATAAAGGCTCGAAGGTTTCCTTTGACGATGCATGGCGTTTCATCGTAAAGGTGGGCTTGGCTGCGCATAAATATGGCTCTACCTCTGGCAGATTAGCATCTTTCTTGACGAGCCTGGCGAAAGGCTTTGGCTATCAGGGTGAATTTAAATCTACTCCGGTAGAAATTAGCTTTGGCTTGCGTGAAACGCCAGATGCGCAACAGCGCGTAGAAGTTATGGCTACCCCACCTCCGGATATTGATTTAGATAAGCTTGCCCGCTTAGGCGATGTGTTGAATGAAATTAAAGCCGGGACTTTATCTCTAAAAGATGCTAACTCACGTATTGATGCCATCGAACAGATACCGCCACCCTGGGGCAAGTTTGCCAGTATGCTCGGCTATGTATTTACCGGATTTGGCATAGCGCCACTTTTGGGCGCAGGATGGACAGATACCTTATTCGCAGCGGTATTTAGCATCATCACTTATGGAATAGTTTTACTCTCGGCCCGTTTGGGTGCATCCGCGATGAAGTGGATGCCGCTTACATCCGCATTAATCATAGGCTTTCTTGCTACGATGGTTAAGCATTGGGTACCCGATTTAAATCTTGTTTTAGTAATCATTTCGGCCGTTGCCATTATTCTTCCGGGGTACTCCATCAGTTTAGGCGCTGGCGAATTGGTCACGAAACACCTAGCATCAGGTTTATACAATCTGAAGACTGGATTGATCACGCTTTTGAAACAAATTGCAGGTGCCATTATTGGAGTTCGTCTAGCCAGCATTATAGTAACCATAATAGCTGCAGAACCTCAAGAAACTGTAGACCAAAAGTGGATGCTGCTGTATTTCCCTGTGCTGTTGGTCGGATTGGCCCTGGCATTTCAAGTTTCACGCAGAGATTTACCCTGGTCGGTACTTGTTTCTGCGATTGCCTTTTTGGGAGTGGAAGCAGGAAGTGAGATAATGAATGCCAACCTGGGCAATGTACTAGGAACAATCGTTGCCGTAGTTGTTGCCAATTTTTGGGCCCGTAAAACAGGCCGTCCAGCCTCTATTGTGCTCATTCCTGCTATTGTTATGATGGTGAGCGGTACCATTGGTTTTCGCGGTTTAGCAACCATGGCAAGTGGAGATATGGCCCTCGGTATGCATCAATTCTTTCAGATGTTTATTGTAGCATTAACCATTTTAGTGGGTGTTGTAATCGGTTTTTTTATTGTGCGACCTGAACCTAATTTGTAA
- a CDS encoding serine hydrolase: MASTYKVAIAVTILRQVDEGKLKLTDLVDCLAEKMVPGPNQKELCLTVAFFKRDTIYDRNKCQ; the protein is encoded by the coding sequence ATGGCAAGCACTTACAAAGTGGCCATTGCAGTCACCATACTACGCCAGGTAGATGAAGGAAAGCTCAAACTGACCGATTTAGTTGATTGCCTGGCAGAAAAAATGGTACCGGGGCCTAATCAAAAGGAACTCTGCCTCACGGTAGCGTTCTTTAAAAGAGATACTATATATGACAGAAACAAATGTCAATAA
- a CDS encoding HdeD family acid-resistance protein — protein sequence MRALQKIWWFTLLRGIILVLLAFLVFRHPVNAILGVAVYIGVSLLLTGIIQTGVSFASRDIIPNWGWALAGGFIDILFGFVLLSNPALTAASLPFVVGFWIIVSGIMSFADAFQSRKEGNSLWGLGMLGGLLSILVGYFITNNTLVGMLTITTWMGVGFAIAGIVNIVIGFKLKSL from the coding sequence ATGAGGGCATTACAAAAAATATGGTGGTTCACCCTGTTAAGAGGTATTATCCTCGTTTTACTGGCTTTTTTAGTGTTTCGCCATCCGGTTAATGCAATACTCGGGGTAGCGGTTTACATTGGCGTTAGCCTGTTACTGACAGGCATTATTCAAACGGGTGTTTCGTTTGCCAGCAGAGATATAATTCCTAATTGGGGATGGGCGCTTGCAGGAGGATTCATTGATATTCTGTTTGGCTTTGTGCTCTTGTCTAACCCTGCCCTAACTGCAGCATCATTGCCATTTGTGGTTGGCTTCTGGATCATCGTATCCGGCATCATGTCGTTTGCAGATGCATTTCAAAGCAGAAAAGAAGGGAATTCTCTTTGGGGTTTGGGCATGCTTGGAGGCTTACTATCCATTCTTGTTGGCTATTTCATCACCAATAACACCCTGGTTGGCATGTTAACCATCACCACCTGGATGGGCGTTGGTTTCGCTATCGCGGGCATTGTGAACATCGTCATCGGGTTCAAACTGAAATCACTTTAA
- the bla gene encoding class A beta-lactamase, with the protein MKKNIILFFFSLMTFSLVAIQPIFAQEQNVQNISQKIEKVSQGLAGRIGVAAQEIGSGESITINGDETFVMASTYKVAIAVTLLDRVDKGELKLSDLIDISQDMMVAGDNAIAQNFVHPGIKLSIANLIEPMITESDNTATDICLKLAGGPEAVTKKIRSIGITALRVDRYTSEILRDFYGLPDKAYATVLAAAIAKDPTLAARQPDRNLKFENEDPRDHSTPKAMLELLLAIDNGKVLSEKSREFLLATMSRTRTGAGRLKGLLPKGTPVAHKTGTIGGVANDVGFITLPDGRRFAIVVFSKSSTTPEPSRDRAIAEITRTLYDFYYLKEQGK; encoded by the coding sequence ATGAAAAAAAACATAATACTATTTTTTTTTAGTCTTATGACATTCTCATTGGTTGCTATTCAACCAATATTTGCTCAAGAACAAAATGTTCAAAATATCTCTCAGAAGATTGAGAAAGTTTCGCAAGGGCTGGCAGGCCGCATCGGTGTAGCTGCACAGGAAATTGGTTCTGGGGAGAGCATCACCATAAACGGTGATGAAACGTTTGTAATGGCGAGTACTTATAAAGTTGCCATCGCTGTCACCTTGCTGGACCGTGTCGATAAGGGCGAGCTTAAACTCTCTGATTTAATTGATATCTCACAAGACATGATGGTTGCAGGCGACAATGCGATCGCGCAGAACTTTGTTCATCCTGGTATCAAGTTGTCCATAGCAAATTTGATTGAACCCATGATAACGGAAAGTGATAATACGGCTACCGACATCTGTCTAAAACTCGCGGGAGGTCCGGAAGCGGTAACGAAGAAGATCCGCAGTATCGGGATAACAGCGCTGCGCGTTGATCGCTATACTTCTGAAATTTTAAGAGATTTCTATGGTTTACCCGACAAAGCATATGCAACTGTACTTGCTGCCGCCATTGCCAAAGACCCAACACTTGCAGCAAGGCAGCCCGATCGTAATCTTAAGTTCGAAAATGAAGACCCACGTGACCACTCCACACCAAAAGCAATGCTTGAATTACTACTGGCTATCGATAACGGAAAGGTGTTGAGTGAGAAAAGCCGCGAATTCCTGCTAGCTACTATGTCGCGCACACGTACAGGTGCTGGAAGGCTAAAAGGCCTTCTTCCAAAAGGAACACCGGTTGCCCACAAAACAGGAACTATCGGTGGTGTTGCTAATGACGTGGGGTTCATAACACTACCCGATGGCAGACGTTTTGCGATTGTGGTGTTTTCCAAGAGCAGTACTACGCCCGAACCTTCTCGGGATCGGGCCATTGCGGAAATTACCCGGACGCTATACGACTTTTATTATTTAAAGGAACAAGGCAAATAA
- a CDS encoding metal-dependent hydrolase family protein, whose protein sequence is MKKSLLACTLCIISLGLFAQEKSKKITLFANVQVFDGTSDKLFKADVLVEGNLIRQISKEPLMVVQTDNVSIIDGGGNILMPGMIEGHGHVMFASDLPKLFNQDEFEQGVNAARRANDYLMHGFTTIRDAGGNSFGVKRAIDQDIFSGPRIYPSGAAIGQTSGHGDFRSHVDGHPYYDGVDNGGVVNKWKHTLIADGTDEVRRAVRDQLFRGASQIKIHTGGGVTSFTDPLQAAQYTPEEIKAAVEEATRYGTYVMTHSQMNNSVVASLDAGVKSIEHGLVLEESTVKRMAELGVFYSPQLFLPLQPTAGNPMFQDPIQQAKLKVVAEGTRNAIALAKKYKLTILWGTDCFFGSAPYSAFTQEFAYRDEFFKPVEQLKQITGNNAKVLALSGLKNPYPGAELGVIKEGAFADIIIVKGDPTRDIKLLMDANNIVFIMKDGKNYKNTIVK, encoded by the coding sequence ATGAAAAAATCATTATTGGCATGCACACTTTGCATCATCAGCTTAGGGCTATTTGCTCAGGAAAAATCCAAAAAAATTACCCTGTTTGCCAATGTTCAAGTCTTTGACGGAACATCAGATAAGCTATTCAAAGCAGATGTGTTGGTTGAGGGTAACCTCATCAGGCAAATTTCAAAAGAACCTTTGATGGTTGTGCAAACCGACAATGTAAGCATTATAGACGGTGGTGGGAACATCTTAATGCCAGGCATGATCGAAGGACACGGACACGTGATGTTTGCGTCTGATTTGCCTAAACTGTTTAATCAGGATGAGTTCGAGCAGGGGGTTAATGCCGCCAGACGTGCAAATGACTACCTCATGCACGGTTTTACAACCATACGCGATGCTGGCGGAAACAGTTTTGGTGTGAAGCGTGCCATAGATCAGGACATTTTTTCTGGTCCCAGGATTTACCCAAGTGGAGCAGCCATAGGGCAGACATCCGGGCATGGTGATTTTAGATCACATGTAGATGGTCATCCTTATTATGATGGGGTAGATAACGGAGGGGTCGTAAACAAGTGGAAGCACACCTTAATTGCCGATGGTACGGATGAGGTACGTCGTGCGGTGCGTGACCAGTTGTTTCGTGGAGCATCACAGATTAAAATCCATACTGGTGGCGGTGTAACAAGTTTTACCGATCCGCTTCAGGCGGCACAATACACGCCTGAAGAAATTAAGGCTGCCGTTGAAGAAGCAACGCGGTACGGAACTTATGTAATGACGCATTCGCAGATGAACAATAGTGTGGTAGCGTCACTCGATGCAGGTGTTAAATCCATAGAGCACGGTCTTGTTCTTGAAGAAAGTACGGTAAAAAGAATGGCGGAGCTTGGTGTTTTTTATTCACCTCAATTGTTTTTGCCATTACAGCCTACTGCAGGCAACCCAATGTTTCAAGATCCTATTCAACAAGCAAAATTAAAAGTAGTAGCAGAAGGTACACGAAATGCCATTGCACTGGCAAAGAAGTATAAACTGACCATCCTTTGGGGAACAGATTGTTTTTTTGGTAGTGCTCCTTATAGTGCCTTTACGCAGGAATTTGCCTATCGTGATGAGTTCTTTAAACCTGTAGAACAATTAAAACAAATTACAGGAAACAATGCTAAAGTTCTGGCATTATCGGGTCTTAAGAATCCTTATCCCGGAGCAGAACTTGGGGTGATCAAAGAAGGCGCATTTGCAGACATTATCATCGTTAAAGGAGACCCTACCAGGGACATCAAATTATTAATGGATGCCAATAATATTGTTTTTATTATGAAGGATGGGAAAAATTACAAAAATACAATAGTAAAATAA
- a CDS encoding amidohydrolase family protein, with amino-acid sequence MKKALLTLFISALIFSSCNETTTKKGADPNQEFDVVILNGRVMDPETNFDGVRNVGVKDGKIAIITESAIKGKETIDAKGHVVAPGFIEGHQHATDQFSRKVNLRDGLTTAMDFEAGAGDIAKWYAEAEGKTQPNYGMVVLATLARVKVLDGPEIAAQGNDMGGLFSHTVGAAAAKAQKVGRKPGWNATLPNKEEMTQIMAYVDEGLRQGALGVGVPVGYMTGGVTQYELYKYQELAAKYGRVTNAHVRFAGVRPPTEGMLGIQEMLANAMVLDAPFLASHLNSNMDWEYTIPMINDAREKRGAKVWGEVYPYAAGGTIASTDILTESSMAQMNITYSNVANLDGTRWTKEDYENIRKNDPGRSILIYNNPPEDIAKWMAQPGVVVVSDGMAVQDEKLNYFPWEASYEGHSVHPRTAGTRAKVLRMVREEKNMSLMEAISKMSYLHAKYFDELAGIPQFKTKGRMQEGMDADIVVFNPETVRDNSTYEVGKGAIPSTGIPYVLVNGVIVVKNSEVLKVFPGKPIRFTVQEKGKLDQITIEPRKFDPNQSK; translated from the coding sequence ATGAAAAAAGCACTCTTAACACTCTTTATTTCGGCACTTATTTTCAGTAGCTGTAATGAAACCACTACAAAAAAGGGAGCAGATCCAAATCAGGAATTTGACGTAGTCATTTTAAACGGTCGTGTAATGGACCCGGAAACCAACTTTGATGGCGTCAGAAACGTCGGAGTTAAAGATGGAAAAATTGCCATCATTACCGAAAGTGCCATTAAAGGAAAAGAGACCATTGATGCAAAAGGGCATGTGGTTGCTCCGGGATTTATTGAAGGACATCAGCACGCAACAGATCAATTCAGTCGTAAAGTTAATTTACGTGATGGCCTGACCACCGCGATGGACTTCGAAGCAGGTGCCGGCGATATCGCTAAATGGTATGCAGAAGCCGAAGGTAAAACCCAGCCCAACTACGGAATGGTAGTGCTTGCAACCCTTGCCCGTGTAAAGGTATTGGACGGCCCTGAAATAGCAGCACAAGGTAACGATATGGGTGGATTGTTCTCTCATACAGTAGGTGCCGCTGCCGCAAAGGCACAGAAAGTAGGACGCAAGCCAGGCTGGAATGCAACTTTACCTAACAAAGAGGAGATGACTCAGATTATGGCTTATGTAGATGAAGGTTTGCGCCAGGGGGCTTTGGGTGTAGGTGTTCCGGTCGGTTATATGACTGGAGGAGTTACACAGTACGAATTGTACAAATACCAGGAGTTGGCGGCAAAATATGGCCGTGTTACAAATGCGCATGTACGCTTTGCGGGTGTAAGACCTCCTACCGAGGGTATGTTGGGTATTCAGGAAATGCTGGCCAATGCCATGGTCTTGGATGCACCTTTCCTGGCTTCACACCTGAATAGTAACATGGACTGGGAATACACCATTCCAATGATTAATGACGCAAGAGAAAAAAGAGGCGCCAAGGTATGGGGTGAGGTTTACCCTTATGCAGCCGGCGGCACCATCGCTTCTACCGATATTCTTACCGAGTCAAGTATGGCTCAAATGAATATCACTTATTCGAATGTTGCCAACCTGGATGGTACACGCTGGACTAAAGAAGACTATGAAAACATACGTAAGAATGATCCAGGCAGATCGATTTTGATTTACAATAATCCTCCTGAAGACATCGCCAAATGGATGGCGCAACCAGGCGTTGTTGTAGTCTCTGACGGTATGGCTGTTCAAGATGAAAAACTCAATTATTTCCCTTGGGAAGCATCTTATGAAGGGCATTCAGTACACCCTCGTACAGCAGGTACCAGAGCTAAAGTATTGCGCATGGTGCGTGAAGAAAAGAATATGTCCTTGATGGAAGCCATTTCTAAAATGAGCTATTTACATGCGAAATATTTTGACGAATTGGCGGGTATCCCACAGTTTAAGACCAAAGGGCGTATGCAGGAAGGTATGGATGCAGATATTGTAGTTTTCAATCCGGAAACAGTAAGAGATAACTCTACTTACGAAGTAGGAAAGGGAGCAATTCCATCTACAGGTATTCCTTATGTACTAGTAAATGGCGTTATAGTAGTGAAAAACTCAGAAGTACTTAAAGTGTTCCCTGGTAAACCCATTCGTTTCACGGTACAAGAAAAAGGAAAATTAGATCAAATTACTATTGAACCACGGAAGTTTGATCCCAATCAATCAAAGTAA